Proteins encoded within one genomic window of Triticum aestivum cultivar Chinese Spring chromosome 2D, IWGSC CS RefSeq v2.1, whole genome shotgun sequence:
- the LOC123049005 gene encoding F-box/kelch-repeat protein At5g42350-like, producing the protein MSASRSFVHARVEKHIRRANTGGKFRLGGTSAVYEDPHGLSLRWLRLRDVLNEDTDSTGPAHGHGKVAKQEKQPAQPRQALIAVGGRGPWDEPLVSGEIYNPMIDKWVEIAWFPTDVGLACSGAVCGDTLYVYFESDTLVAYHLDAGSWSVVQTSRPPPRLRDYTPALVCCASRLFMLCVSWCDPANRRDKVVRKVFEMNLGSTPLLQWTEASAHPDAPMDSNSVRRRPGQDQLVEMFRIFDKILDFATACRVSGSEQSWSHIARENAAAMSCPLKSLAVLLL; encoded by the coding sequence ATGTCCGCCAGTCGCAGCTTTGTGCACGCCCGCGTCGAGAAGCATATCCGGCGCGCCAACACCGGCGGCAAGTTCCGGCTGGGAGGCACCTCCGCCGTGTACGAGGACCCGCATGGGCTCTCACTCCGGTGGCTCCGTCTCAGGGATGTACTGAACGAGGACACCGATTCCACTGGCCCAGCTCACGGTCACGGCAAGGTTGCCAAGCAAGAGAAACAGCCAGCTCAGCCAAGGCAAGCTCTTATCGCTGTGGGTGGCCGAGGGCCATGGGACGAGCCCCTCGTGTCCGGCGAGATATACAATCCGATGATCGACAAATGGGTCGAGATCGCCTGGTTCCCCACCGACGTCGGCCTGGCATGCTCCGGCGCCGTCTGCGGCGACACGTTATACGTCTACTTCGAGTCCGACACGCTCGTCGCCTACCATCTCGACGCCGGCTCATGGTCCGTCGTCCAGACGTCCCGGCCGCCGCCACGGCTCCGAGACTACACGCCGGCGCTGGTCTGCTGCGCGTCCAGGCTGTTCATGCTCTGCGTCTCGTGGTGTGACCCGGCGAATCGAAGGGACAAGGTGGTGCGGAAGGTGTTCGAGATGAACCTCGGCTCGACACCGCTGCTCCAGTGGACCGAGGCGTCCGCACACCCGGACGCACCCATGGATTCCAACAGTGTTCGCCGCCGGCCAGGACAGGATCAACTTGTAGAGATGTTCAGAATCTTCGACAAGATCCTCGACTTCGCGACGGCTTGCCGGGTCTCGGGCAGCGAGCAGAGCTGGAGCCACATCGCCCGGGAGAACGCGGCCGCCATGTCCTGCCCGCTGAAATCCTTGGCCGTGCTGCTTCTCTAA